The nucleotide sequence ACCGGCATCGTTGGCGCGGGCGCATGGCTGAACGGCGCGCCCATGCGCGTGTCGGGCATCCGCGAGCGGGCGCGGGCCATCCTCACCACGGGTTTCCCGACAAACCGCTCCTATTCCGAAGAGTCCCTGCTCGAATTCGTGCGCCACGTGCAGCGGTTCAAGAAACTGCGCCTGCTCGGCAGCGCCGCGCTCATGCTGGCCTATGTCGCCTGCGGCCGTTACGAAGCCTATGCGGAAGACGATATCATGTTCTGGGACGTCGCCGCGGGAACAGCGCTCGTGCGGGCTTCGGGCGGCCACGTGGACCTGCGCCCGTCTCAGCGATTGCAGTGGGGTTGCCGCATCCGCGCCGCCGCACACCAGGATTTGTGGGCGTCGTAGGCGTGTTCTCGCG is from Candidatus Hydrogenedentota bacterium and encodes:
- a CDS encoding inositol monophosphatase; this encodes MQYQAELDLAVKAAREAGALLAETMRRPRVVLKEEGRDIKLQADRDAEALILRILGAAPHPVLTEESGTHGAYGADVDAWVVDPLDGTLNFQRGAPICAVSIALARGNDPLLGVIYDFNRDECFTGIVGAGAWLNGAPMRVSGIRERARAILTTGFPTNRSYSEESLLEFVRHVQRFKKLRLLGSAALMLAYVACGRYEAYAEDDIMFWDVAAGTALVRASGGHVDLRPSQRLQWGCRIRAAAHQDLWAS